The following coding sequences are from one Microbacterium sp. SSM24 window:
- a CDS encoding replication-associated recombination protein A, whose translation MRPTSLDEVAGQGHLLRPGSPLVTLADPDAARTASSVILWGPPGTGKTTLAQAIARSSGRRFVELSAVTAGVRDVREVMQEALTQRDLYDQSTILFLDEIHRFTKAQQDALLPGVENGWVVLIAATTENPSFSVISPLLSRSLLLTLKPLTDDDLRMLVDRAVADARGLAASVSLGDDARDALVRLASGDARRALTALEAAASLAEPSDGAETPVISAEHVAQAVDRALLRYDRQGDEHYDVISAFIKSIRGSDVDAAMHYLARMIEAGEDPRFIARRLIISAAEDIGLADPHALPLAVAAADAVQFIGMPEGRIPLAEATAYLATTAKSNAAYLAIDAAIADVRTGGFGRVPIHLRDAHYPGAKRLGHGKGYVYPHDSDVGVSAQQYLPDELRGRRYYEPKALGAERDVQARLEKIRRILDGR comes from the coding sequence ATGCGGCCGACGTCGCTCGACGAGGTCGCCGGTCAAGGTCATCTCCTGCGTCCAGGGTCGCCGCTGGTCACGCTGGCGGATCCGGATGCCGCGCGCACCGCCTCGTCCGTCATCCTGTGGGGGCCGCCCGGAACCGGCAAGACGACCCTCGCGCAGGCGATCGCGCGCTCGTCGGGCCGACGTTTCGTGGAGCTCTCGGCGGTGACGGCCGGCGTCCGTGACGTGCGGGAGGTCATGCAGGAGGCGCTCACGCAGCGCGATCTGTACGACCAGTCCACGATCCTCTTCCTCGATGAGATCCACCGCTTCACCAAGGCGCAGCAGGACGCGCTGCTGCCCGGTGTCGAGAACGGCTGGGTCGTGCTCATCGCGGCGACCACCGAGAACCCGTCGTTCTCGGTGATCTCTCCGCTGCTGTCACGCTCCCTGCTCCTCACCCTCAAGCCGCTCACCGACGACGATCTGCGGATGCTGGTCGATCGCGCCGTCGCCGACGCCCGGGGGCTCGCGGCATCCGTCAGCCTCGGCGACGACGCGCGCGACGCCCTCGTGCGGCTGGCCTCGGGGGATGCGCGCCGGGCGCTGACCGCCCTCGAAGCGGCGGCGTCGCTCGCCGAGCCGTCGGACGGCGCCGAGACCCCGGTGATCAGCGCCGAGCACGTCGCGCAGGCGGTCGATCGCGCGCTGCTGCGCTACGACCGGCAGGGCGACGAGCACTACGACGTGATCAGCGCGTTCATCAAGTCGATCAGAGGGTCCGACGTCGATGCCGCGATGCACTACCTCGCCCGCATGATCGAGGCGGGCGAAGATCCCCGGTTCATCGCGCGGCGCTTGATCATCTCCGCGGCAGAGGACATCGGTCTGGCTGATCCGCACGCGCTTCCGCTGGCCGTGGCTGCGGCCGACGCCGTGCAGTTCATCGGCATGCCGGAGGGCAGGATCCCGCTGGCGGAGGCGACCGCGTACCTGGCGACGACGGCGAAGTCCAATGCCGCCTACCTGGCGATCGATGCGGCGATCGCCGACGTGCGAACGGGCGGCTTCGGGCGCGTGCCGATCCACCTGCGCGACGCACACTATCCGGGTGCCAAACGTCTCGGGCACGGCAAAGGATACGTCTACCCGCATGACTCCGATGTGGGGGTGTCGGCGCAGCAGTACCTGCCTGACGAGCTCCGCGGGCGCCGGTACTACGAGCCCAAGGCCCTCGGCGCCGAGCGCGACGTGCAGGCGCGCCTGGAGAAGATCCGGCGCATCCTCGACGGCCGCTGA
- the alaS gene encoding alanine--tRNA ligase yields the protein MKTAEIAQRFLDYFEKNGHTIVPSASLVTDDPALLFTVAGMVPFIPYLSGDVPAPYRRAADNQKCIRTNDIEEVGKTPRHGTFFQMLGNWSFGDYFKEGAIRFAWDLLTSAEADGGLGFDPKDLWVTVYEDDDEAHGLWRQLTDLPEERIQRLGKDTNYWSTGLPGPAGPCSEIFFDRGPEYGIDGGPATDDDRYVEIWNLVFMQYEITNVQSKYDFDIVGELPAKNIDTGMGLERIAFIKQGVDNMYETDQVRPVLDRAVALSGRTYGANHEDDIRFRVVADHVRSSLMLMSDGVTPSNDGRGYILRRLMRRAIRSMRLLGVDGPTFADLFAASRDAMKDAYPEVEADYARLSQYALAEEATFLRTLAAGESILDDSLVQTKAAGGTTIPGSEAFLLHDTYGFPIDLTLEVAEEAGLTVDRAAFDTLMQEQRARAKADARSRKRQLADTSVYRDFRAVGETVFTGYTDLETESSVLGILVDGLSVDRAGAGQIAEVILAETALYAESGGQVADRGVIVGPGYELEVLDVQKPVAGLISHTVEVTTGEVGVGQPATTIVDAANRRAARQAHSATHLVHAALRDTLGKSATQAGSLNRAGYMRFDFTWGQSLSDATKSEIEEIANNAVRDNLEVTTRVMALDEAKSLGAMALFGEKYGDTVRMVDIGGPWSRELCAGTHVSTSAEIGLINLVGESSVGASNRRVEALVGLDAFRSLAAERAIVSQLTSSLKTPRDQLPARIAELTASLKTAEKKIAAFEAKALGDRVPALADTASRVGELVVVAESLGAAGSADDVRALALQVRERLGSAASVVALGAEVNGRPVVIVATNDAARAAGAKAGVLAKAAAAVLGGGGGGRDDVAQGGGTDAAALPAALTAIKDALGA from the coding sequence ATGAAGACCGCCGAGATCGCACAGCGCTTCCTCGACTACTTCGAGAAGAACGGCCACACGATCGTCCCGTCCGCCTCGCTGGTGACCGACGACCCCGCACTGCTGTTCACCGTTGCCGGCATGGTGCCGTTCATCCCCTACCTTTCGGGCGATGTCCCCGCGCCGTACCGGCGCGCGGCCGACAACCAGAAGTGCATCCGCACGAACGACATCGAAGAGGTCGGCAAGACGCCCCGACACGGCACGTTCTTCCAGATGCTCGGCAACTGGTCGTTCGGCGACTACTTCAAGGAGGGGGCGATCCGTTTCGCGTGGGATCTCCTGACCTCTGCCGAGGCCGACGGCGGACTCGGATTCGACCCGAAGGATCTCTGGGTCACCGTCTACGAGGACGACGACGAGGCTCACGGGCTGTGGCGTCAGCTCACCGACCTGCCCGAGGAGCGCATCCAGCGCCTCGGCAAGGACACCAACTACTGGAGCACCGGCCTTCCCGGCCCTGCCGGTCCCTGCTCGGAGATCTTCTTCGACCGCGGACCCGAGTACGGCATCGACGGCGGTCCCGCCACCGACGACGACCGCTATGTCGAGATCTGGAACCTCGTGTTCATGCAGTACGAGATCACCAACGTGCAGTCGAAGTACGACTTCGACATCGTCGGCGAGCTTCCCGCGAAGAACATCGACACCGGCATGGGCCTGGAGCGCATCGCGTTCATCAAGCAGGGTGTCGACAACATGTACGAGACCGATCAGGTGCGGCCGGTGCTCGACCGTGCCGTCGCCCTGTCCGGTCGCACCTACGGAGCGAACCACGAGGACGACATCCGTTTCCGCGTGGTCGCCGACCATGTGCGCTCCTCGCTCATGCTCATGTCCGACGGCGTCACGCCCTCCAACGACGGCCGCGGCTACATCCTGCGCCGGCTCATGCGTCGGGCGATCCGCTCGATGCGACTCCTCGGAGTCGACGGCCCGACCTTCGCCGACCTGTTCGCCGCCTCGCGCGACGCGATGAAGGACGCCTACCCCGAGGTCGAGGCGGACTACGCCCGCCTGTCGCAGTACGCCCTCGCGGAGGAGGCCACCTTCTTGCGCACGCTCGCGGCGGGGGAGTCGATTCTCGACGACTCGCTCGTGCAGACGAAGGCGGCCGGCGGCACGACGATTCCCGGCTCCGAGGCATTCCTGCTGCACGACACCTACGGATTCCCGATCGACCTGACGCTCGAGGTCGCCGAAGAGGCGGGCCTCACGGTCGACCGCGCCGCGTTCGACACGCTCATGCAGGAGCAGCGTGCGCGTGCGAAGGCCGACGCGAGGTCGCGCAAGCGCCAGCTCGCCGACACCAGCGTCTACCGTGACTTCCGCGCGGTGGGCGAGACGGTGTTCACCGGGTACACCGACCTCGAGACCGAGTCCTCCGTGCTCGGCATCCTCGTGGACGGGCTCTCCGTCGACCGCGCCGGCGCCGGGCAGATCGCCGAAGTGATCCTCGCCGAGACGGCGCTCTACGCCGAGTCCGGTGGTCAGGTCGCCGACCGCGGCGTCATCGTCGGTCCCGGCTACGAGCTCGAGGTCCTCGACGTCCAGAAGCCGGTGGCCGGGCTCATCAGCCACACCGTCGAGGTGACGACCGGCGAGGTCGGGGTCGGCCAGCCCGCGACGACGATCGTGGATGCCGCCAACCGCCGTGCCGCACGCCAGGCGCACTCCGCGACCCACCTCGTGCACGCCGCCCTGCGCGACACGCTCGGCAAGAGCGCGACCCAGGCCGGCTCGCTCAACCGTGCCGGGTACATGCGCTTCGACTTCACGTGGGGGCAGTCTCTCTCGGACGCGACGAAGAGCGAGATCGAAGAGATCGCCAACAACGCCGTGCGTGACAACCTCGAGGTCACCACCCGCGTGATGGCGCTCGATGAGGCGAAGTCGCTCGGCGCGATGGCACTGTTCGGCGAGAAGTACGGCGACACCGTGCGCATGGTCGATATCGGCGGCCCGTGGTCCCGCGAGCTCTGCGCGGGGACGCACGTGAGCACGAGCGCGGAGATCGGCCTCATCAACCTCGTGGGCGAGTCGTCGGTAGGAGCATCCAATCGCCGCGTCGAGGCCCTCGTCGGCCTGGACGCGTTCCGATCGCTCGCGGCCGAGCGCGCGATCGTCTCGCAGCTCACCTCGAGCCTCAAGACGCCGCGCGATCAGCTTCCCGCCCGCATCGCGGAGTTGACGGCGAGCCTGAAGACCGCCGAGAAGAAGATCGCCGCGTTCGAGGCCAAGGCGCTCGGCGATCGCGTGCCGGCCCTCGCGGACACCGCGTCGCGCGTCGGCGAGCTGGTCGTGGTGGCGGAGTCGCTGGGCGCCGCCGGCTCGGCGGACGACGTGCGGGCGCTGGCGTTGCAGGTGCGCGAACGCCTCGGGTCGGCGGCATCCGTCGTCGCGCTCGGCGCCGAGGTGAACGGTCGCCCGGTGGTCATCGTCGCGACCAACGACGCCGCTCGCGCCGCGGGAGCCAAGGCCGGCGTGCTCGCCAAGGCAGCGGCCGCCGTGCTCGGCGGCGGCGGAGGCGGCCGTGACGACGTCGCGCAGGGCGGCGGAACGGATGCCGCGGCCTTGCCGGCCGCGCTCACGGCGATCAAGGACGCGCTCGGCGCGTGA
- a CDS encoding dioxygenase, producing the protein MANGGKDRSSRESRERARLYQARQEFHSGQSRRRTRDNLVAGIVGGLLILGVVGAQTAYFVAGPGAPVPAPTNTGVTPTPTVTSTPTPTSSTTPTPTPTP; encoded by the coding sequence GTGGCGAACGGTGGCAAGGACCGCAGCTCGCGGGAGTCGCGCGAGCGCGCGCGGCTCTATCAGGCGCGCCAGGAGTTCCACTCGGGTCAGTCCCGTCGCCGCACGCGCGACAACCTCGTCGCCGGGATCGTGGGCGGTCTGCTGATCCTCGGCGTGGTGGGCGCCCAGACGGCGTACTTCGTCGCCGGCCCCGGCGCCCCGGTGCCCGCCCCCACCAACACCGGAGTGACCCCGACGCCGACCGTCACGTCCACTCCCACCCCCACGTCGTCGACGACCCCGACGCCCACACCGACTCCGTAG
- a CDS encoding DUF349 domain-containing protein, with protein sequence MTAAAESTPETTGPATESPEPWGRVDDDGTVSVREADGWRVVGQFPDGSSEEALAYFERKYTDLASEVTLLEVRHRRGGASASDLRSAARTVSAKLDGAAAVGDLARLEARVAALTETLAAASDTEAAAAREAVDEAVRARTEIVEKAEALAARDPRTVQWKQATAEITDLFDQWQSQQQNGPRLPKSAAQQLWKRFRDARATVDKHRREFYAELDEAHKGVRESKTKLVEKAESLAPKGEDGIPAYRELLDQWKTAGRAGKKVDDALWARFKAAGDALYSARVERETADVEASREKIEAKRALLEEAKAVGDEREISKARTLLTGIQRRWDDIGRIFPRDAERSLDDDLRKVEQALRTREESDWKRNNPETKARANDMTRQLTDAIEKLEEELAAAKKSGDKKAIANATESLEARKSWLKALGG encoded by the coding sequence GTGACTGCCGCAGCAGAGTCCACTCCCGAGACCACCGGTCCCGCTACCGAATCCCCCGAGCCCTGGGGTCGCGTCGACGACGACGGCACCGTATCGGTGCGCGAGGCCGACGGCTGGCGCGTGGTCGGGCAGTTCCCCGACGGCTCGTCCGAAGAGGCCCTGGCCTACTTCGAACGCAAGTACACCGACCTGGCCAGCGAGGTCACGCTCCTCGAGGTGCGCCACCGCCGCGGCGGGGCATCGGCGTCCGATCTCCGCAGCGCCGCGCGCACCGTCTCGGCCAAGCTCGACGGCGCAGCCGCAGTCGGCGATCTGGCGAGGCTCGAAGCCCGCGTCGCCGCACTGACCGAGACGCTGGCCGCGGCATCCGACACCGAGGCGGCCGCCGCCCGCGAGGCCGTCGACGAGGCGGTGCGCGCCCGCACCGAGATCGTCGAGAAAGCCGAGGCCCTCGCCGCCCGCGACCCCCGCACCGTGCAGTGGAAGCAGGCCACCGCCGAGATCACCGATCTCTTCGATCAGTGGCAGTCGCAGCAGCAGAACGGCCCGCGCCTGCCGAAGTCGGCGGCACAGCAGCTCTGGAAGCGATTCCGCGACGCGCGCGCGACGGTCGACAAGCACCGTCGCGAGTTCTACGCCGAGCTCGACGAGGCCCACAAGGGCGTTCGCGAGAGCAAGACCAAGCTCGTCGAGAAGGCGGAGAGCCTCGCGCCGAAGGGCGAGGACGGCATTCCCGCGTACCGTGAGCTGCTCGATCAGTGGAAGACGGCCGGACGCGCCGGCAAGAAGGTCGACGACGCTCTGTGGGCTCGATTCAAGGCGGCGGGAGACGCGCTGTACTCCGCTCGTGTCGAGCGCGAGACGGCGGACGTCGAGGCATCCCGCGAGAAGATCGAGGCCAAGCGCGCCCTCCTCGAGGAGGCGAAGGCCGTCGGCGACGAGCGCGAGATCTCGAAGGCCCGCACGCTGCTCACCGGCATCCAGCGCCGCTGGGATGACATCGGCCGCATCTTCCCGCGCGACGCCGAGCGCAGCCTCGACGACGACCTGCGCAAGGTGGAGCAGGCGCTGCGCACCCGCGAGGAATCGGACTGGAAGCGCAACAACCCCGAGACCAAGGCGCGTGCCAACGACATGACGCGTCAGCTCACCGACGCGATCGAGAAGCTCGAGGAAGAACTGGCCGCGGCGAAGAAGTCCGGGGACAAGAAGGCGATCGCGAACGCGACCGAGTCGCTCGAGGCGCGCAAGTCCTGGCTGAAGGCGCTCGGCGGCTGA
- the ruvX gene encoding Holliday junction resolvase RuvX has translation MSGFRRGVRLGIDVGRARVGVARCDPDGLLATPVETVPRDEAAVARVVALVEEYSVFELLVGLPLNLRGEDTASTVDAREFATALAAASGVPVRLVDERLSTVSAHAALRDSGRSQRSSRSIVDQVAAVVLLQQALDVEKSTGRPPGTPVPQELA, from the coding sequence GTGAGCGGGTTCCGTCGGGGCGTGCGACTCGGCATCGACGTCGGCCGCGCCCGGGTCGGTGTCGCGCGCTGCGATCCGGACGGACTCCTGGCGACGCCCGTGGAGACCGTTCCGCGCGATGAGGCCGCCGTCGCGCGCGTGGTCGCGCTGGTCGAGGAGTACTCGGTGTTCGAGCTGCTGGTCGGGCTGCCGCTCAATCTGCGCGGTGAGGACACGGCGTCGACCGTCGATGCGCGGGAGTTCGCGACGGCGCTGGCGGCAGCATCCGGAGTTCCCGTCCGTCTGGTCGACGAGCGGCTCTCGACGGTCTCCGCTCACGCGGCTTTGCGCGATTCGGGCAGATCACAGCGTTCTTCTCGTAGCATTGTTGACCAGGTCGCCGCGGTGGTGCTGCTTCAGCAAGCCCTCGACGTCGAGAAGAGCACTGGCCGACCACCCGGAACCCCCGTCCCCCAGGAGCTCGCCTGA
- the rpsD gene encoding 30S ribosomal protein S4, with product MATKSQDRRKVRLSRALGVALTPKAARYLEKRPYAPGEHGRTKRKQDSDYAVRLREKQRLREQYGIREKQMRNTFNEARRTQGLTGENLVELLEMRLDALVLRAGLARTTAQARQLVVHRHILVDGQLVDRPSFRVKPGQLIHVKAKSEGTEPFQVAAAGGHADVLPPVPAYLEVELDKLQARLVRRPKRAEVPVVGDVQLVVEYYAAR from the coding sequence GTGGCAACGAAGTCCCAGGACCGCCGCAAGGTCCGTCTCTCCCGCGCTCTCGGCGTGGCCCTCACCCCGAAGGCTGCGCGCTACCTCGAGAAGCGTCCCTACGCTCCCGGTGAGCACGGTCGCACCAAGCGCAAGCAGGACAGCGACTACGCCGTCCGTCTCCGCGAGAAGCAGCGTCTGCGCGAGCAGTACGGCATCCGCGAGAAGCAGATGCGCAACACGTTCAACGAGGCCCGTCGCACCCAGGGTCTGACCGGTGAGAACCTCGTCGAGCTGCTCGAGATGCGTCTCGACGCCCTCGTGCTCCGTGCCGGCCTGGCTCGCACGACCGCGCAGGCCCGCCAGCTCGTCGTGCACCGTCACATCCTCGTCGACGGTCAGCTCGTCGACCGCCCGTCCTTCCGCGTGAAGCCGGGTCAGCTCATCCACGTCAAGGCCAAGAGCGAGGGCACCGAGCCCTTCCAGGTCGCAGCCGCCGGCGGTCACGCCGACGTCCTGCCCCCGGTCCCCGCGTACCTCGAGGTCGAGCTCGACAAGCTGCAGGCGCGCCTCGTGCGTCGCCCCAAGCGCGCCGAGGTCCCCGTGGTCGGCGACGTGCAGCTCGTGGTCGAGTACTACGCAGCACGCTAA
- the mltG gene encoding endolytic transglycosylase MltG has product MPDSPMDDPSAAPSGAVGAGGAPLSRREAREAAARQVTGEAPGAEVPRGPRPAAEESSPLAQPQVPASRAIDAEAGDDAWLFATGPAPVPTYSRAGSGTDGGTTETVPDRSARTATLQDLFTGASSTDDIGAPPPPKDKRKRRRGGWIALGIVLLIIGGVGVGVAYVWNTYEDKIREVMGWEEPKDYEEGMANGEAYVTIASGDTGSPISQSLYEAGVTKTPDAFYDYLIETGENPPFVPGVFKLQKQMTSAAALEALLDPANKMENTAQLREGLTVEQSLPLLAEATGIPLEEFQAAVADPSVYGVTADSLEGWLFPATYTFDPDVTTQGVIQTLVDRTVQSLDEAGVPEDQRQEILTIASIIQREARYEADMQKVSRVIQNRLDPANQETFGLLQMDSTAQYGYGEMHDGTVSSSQEALEDPNPWNTYVNTGLPIGPISNPGDLAITAAMNPADGPWLYFVTVNLNTGETVFTTNLADHNAAVAQWQEWCSANPDAGC; this is encoded by the coding sequence ATGCCCGATTCCCCGATGGATGATCCGTCCGCGGCGCCGTCCGGCGCGGTGGGCGCCGGGGGAGCGCCGCTCTCCCGCCGCGAGGCGCGCGAGGCGGCGGCGAGACAGGTGACGGGCGAGGCGCCGGGCGCTGAGGTGCCGCGAGGCCCGAGGCCCGCGGCCGAGGAGTCCAGCCCGCTCGCACAGCCGCAGGTTCCGGCATCCCGCGCGATCGATGCGGAGGCGGGCGACGACGCCTGGCTCTTCGCGACCGGACCAGCCCCTGTTCCCACATACAGCCGCGCGGGCTCCGGGACGGACGGCGGGACGACCGAGACGGTGCCTGACCGCTCAGCCCGCACCGCGACGCTCCAGGACCTCTTCACGGGCGCGAGTTCCACCGACGACATCGGTGCGCCGCCGCCGCCGAAAGACAAGCGCAAGCGCCGCAGGGGCGGATGGATCGCGCTCGGCATCGTCCTCCTCATCATCGGCGGTGTCGGCGTGGGTGTGGCCTACGTCTGGAACACCTACGAGGACAAGATCCGCGAGGTCATGGGCTGGGAGGAGCCGAAGGACTACGAAGAGGGCATGGCCAACGGCGAGGCCTATGTCACCATCGCATCCGGCGATACCGGCTCGCCGATCTCGCAGAGTCTGTACGAGGCCGGCGTGACGAAGACTCCCGACGCCTTCTACGACTACCTGATCGAGACGGGTGAGAACCCGCCGTTCGTGCCGGGAGTGTTCAAGCTGCAGAAGCAGATGACCTCGGCGGCGGCCCTGGAGGCGCTCCTCGATCCCGCGAACAAGATGGAGAACACCGCGCAGCTGCGCGAGGGGCTCACCGTCGAGCAGTCCCTCCCGCTGCTGGCCGAAGCCACCGGCATCCCTCTCGAGGAGTTCCAGGCGGCGGTCGCCGACCCGTCCGTCTACGGTGTCACCGCAGACTCCCTCGAGGGCTGGCTGTTCCCCGCGACGTACACATTCGATCCGGACGTGACGACGCAGGGCGTGATCCAGACGCTCGTGGACCGCACGGTCCAGTCGCTCGACGAGGCGGGCGTGCCCGAGGACCAGCGCCAGGAGATCCTGACCATCGCGTCGATCATCCAGCGCGAGGCCCGCTACGAGGCCGACATGCAGAAGGTCTCGCGGGTGATCCAGAATCGCCTCGACCCCGCCAATCAGGAGACGTTCGGCCTGCTGCAGATGGACTCGACGGCGCAGTACGGGTACGGCGAGATGCACGACGGCACGGTCAGTTCCTCCCAGGAGGCGCTGGAGGACCCGAACCCGTGGAACACGTACGTGAACACGGGCCTGCCGATCGGCCCGATCTCGAACCCGGGCGACTTGGCGATCACGGCGGCCATGAACCCCGCCGACGGCCCGTGGCTGTACTTCGTGACCGTGAACCTCAACACGGGCGAGACGGTGTTCACGACGAACCTCGCCGACCACAACGCGGCGGTCGCGCAATGGCAGGAGTGGTGCTCGGCGAACCCGGACGCCGGGTGCTGA
- a CDS encoding ATPase has translation MKSLLWFLVGIAGGFVVAHFMNKDPRGHEILAEVDARITEFTDRIGDAYREQEARMSGLVDDVKGAAADAVESARAAASDAVDSAADAAKKLTD, from the coding sequence ATGAAGAGCCTGCTGTGGTTCCTGGTCGGCATCGCCGGCGGGTTCGTCGTCGCCCATTTCATGAACAAGGACCCGCGGGGGCACGAGATCCTCGCGGAGGTGGACGCCCGCATCACGGAGTTCACCGATCGGATCGGCGACGCGTATCGCGAGCAGGAGGCCCGCATGTCGGGCTTGGTCGACGACGTGAAGGGCGCCGCCGCCGACGCCGTCGAGAGCGCTCGCGCCGCAGCATCCGACGCCGTCGACTCCGCCGCGGACGCGGCGAAGAAGCTCACCGACTGA
- a CDS encoding shikimate dehydrogenase: MAGVVLGEPGRRVLIPAGARLAVWGDPIAHSRSPQLHAAAYAVLGLDWTYERRRVDDIRFGEALASLDASWRGLSLTMPLKGVARAAAREVDRRAELTGAVNTLVLDAAGPRGFNTDVGGIVRSLAEEGVVEAPRARIVGAGATATSALVALSELGASEIDVVARRPEAVGPLSALGSALGVAVSAVPFDAETFDAVPVTIATLPGDAPVPDAAAAALAAGGGFLLDVVYGHWPTALSRAWETAGGRSTSGLGMLLHQAVLQVRAFTTGDVTAALPDEPAVLAAMRRALESDA; this comes from the coding sequence ATGGCAGGAGTGGTGCTCGGCGAACCCGGACGCCGGGTGCTGATCCCCGCAGGTGCACGGCTCGCCGTGTGGGGCGATCCGATCGCTCACAGCCGGTCGCCGCAGCTGCACGCGGCCGCGTATGCCGTGCTCGGCCTGGACTGGACCTACGAGCGGCGCCGCGTCGACGACATCCGCTTCGGCGAGGCCCTTGCCTCGCTCGACGCGAGCTGGCGCGGGCTGTCGCTCACGATGCCGCTCAAGGGCGTGGCCCGCGCGGCGGCGCGCGAGGTCGACCGCCGTGCCGAGCTCACCGGCGCGGTGAACACCCTGGTCCTCGACGCCGCCGGACCGCGTGGCTTCAACACCGACGTGGGCGGCATCGTCCGCTCGCTCGCGGAGGAGGGCGTCGTCGAGGCGCCCCGCGCGCGCATCGTCGGAGCGGGCGCCACGGCGACATCCGCGCTCGTCGCGCTGTCGGAGCTGGGCGCGTCCGAGATCGACGTCGTCGCGCGACGACCCGAAGCGGTGGGGCCGCTGTCGGCTCTCGGGTCGGCGCTCGGAGTCGCCGTGAGTGCGGTGCCCTTCGATGCCGAGACGTTCGACGCCGTTCCGGTCACGATCGCGACGCTGCCGGGCGATGCGCCGGTCCCGGATGCCGCGGCCGCGGCCCTCGCGGCGGGCGGCGGGTTCCTGCTCGACGTCGTCTACGGTCACTGGCCGACAGCGCTGTCCCGGGCGTGGGAGACCGCGGGCGGGCGGAGCACGTCGGGTCTCGGGATGCTGCTGCACCAAGCGGTGCTGCAGGTGCGCGCCTTCACGACCGGCGACGTCACGGCCGCGCTCCCCGACGAGCCGGCGGTGCTCGCCGCCATGCGGCGTGCGCTCGAGTCCGACGCCTGA